The Chitinophaga flava genome has a segment encoding these proteins:
- a CDS encoding ABC transporter ATP-binding protein: protein MPNPYVSLLKTAWKYARKERKRFLLIYTLFILANVCFSLNPILFGWFIGTIQQDSANLPRNAMLFAGGYMALHLLEWAFHGPARVMERQLAFKLSRNFLQERYHQALHLPVKWHQDNHSGTVINRIRKAYEALKEFFSHGFMYLHALSKLIFSLVAMVYFSPLYGAIGVAMGIICVFAMIRFDKPYIETLEAVNEGEHAVSANLFDSLSNIMTVITLRLEKSMENGLLGKVAAIWPPFRKNAYINEWKWFVAEMLIALIYCVIALGYIFQHWVPGEVFLVTNLVILLGYVNQFTSVFSDVAWQYTDIVQYNTAVETASNISDSYKEHHRPDTAPTLPDNWETVDIRELNFSHRATYLESHAPQSLHQLEVQIGRGKKIALIGESGSGKSTLLAILRGLYEPEEDTVVRVNGEPYPLATIYESVTLFPQEPEIFENTIAYNVTLGLPFSKEEIMDVCESAHFSEVIALLPEGLDSDIREKGVNLSGGQKQRLALARGILAARDSEIILLDEPTSSVDPKTEAMIYSKMFKTFSDKAIVSAMHRLHLLPQFDYIYVLQQGRVVAAGDFKYLREHSPIFQELWKHQENK, encoded by the coding sequence ATGCCTAACCCTTACGTTTCATTATTAAAAACTGCCTGGAAATACGCGCGCAAAGAGCGTAAACGATTCCTGCTGATATATACTCTTTTTATTCTGGCGAATGTCTGTTTTTCCCTGAACCCCATACTGTTTGGGTGGTTCATTGGTACGATACAACAGGATTCAGCCAATCTGCCCCGCAACGCCATGCTGTTTGCCGGCGGTTATATGGCGCTTCACCTGCTGGAATGGGCTTTTCACGGGCCGGCCAGGGTCATGGAAAGGCAGCTGGCTTTTAAGCTGAGCCGCAACTTTCTGCAGGAACGTTATCATCAGGCCCTTCACCTGCCGGTGAAGTGGCATCAGGATAACCACAGCGGTACCGTGATCAACCGTATCCGTAAAGCCTATGAGGCGCTGAAGGAATTTTTCTCCCATGGTTTTATGTACCTGCATGCCTTGTCCAAGCTCATATTTTCGCTGGTGGCGATGGTGTATTTTTCACCACTGTATGGCGCTATCGGTGTAGCAATGGGCATTATATGTGTGTTTGCCATGATCCGTTTTGACAAGCCTTATATTGAAACGCTGGAAGCTGTCAATGAAGGCGAGCATGCTGTTTCAGCCAACCTGTTTGACAGCCTGTCCAATATCATGACGGTAATCACCCTGCGTTTGGAGAAAAGCATGGAAAACGGACTGTTAGGGAAAGTGGCCGCCATCTGGCCTCCCTTCCGGAAAAATGCCTATATCAACGAATGGAAGTGGTTTGTAGCAGAAATGCTGATTGCACTCATCTACTGCGTGATTGCCCTCGGGTATATATTCCAGCACTGGGTGCCTGGAGAAGTTTTCCTGGTGACCAATCTGGTTATCCTGCTGGGATATGTGAACCAATTCACCAGTGTATTCTCCGACGTAGCCTGGCAGTATACTGATATCGTGCAGTATAACACAGCCGTGGAAACGGCCAGCAATATCAGCGACTCCTACAAGGAACACCATCGTCCGGATACCGCCCCTACCCTGCCTGACAACTGGGAAACCGTTGACATACGGGAGCTGAACTTCTCTCACCGGGCCACCTACCTGGAAAGTCACGCACCACAGAGTCTTCACCAGTTGGAGGTACAGATAGGGAGAGGTAAAAAAATAGCGCTCATCGGTGAGAGTGGCAGCGGCAAAAGCACACTGCTGGCAATTCTCAGAGGACTGTATGAACCGGAGGAAGACACCGTCGTACGCGTCAACGGAGAGCCGTACCCGTTAGCCACCATCTATGAATCGGTGACCCTGTTCCCACAGGAGCCGGAGATCTTCGAAAACACCATCGCCTACAACGTTACACTGGGCCTGCCTTTCAGCAAGGAAGAGATCATGGACGTATGTGAAAGTGCTCACTTCTCTGAAGTGATAGCCTTACTGCCAGAAGGTCTGGATTCAGACATACGGGAAAAAGGCGTCAACTTATCGGGTGGACAGAAACAACGGCTTGCCCTTGCCAGGGGTATCCTTGCCGCCAGGGACAGTGAGATCATTTTGCTGGATGAACCTACCAGTAGCGTAGATCCTAAAACGGAGGCAATGATTTACAGTAAGATGTTTAAAACCTTCTCCGACAAAGCGATCGTGTCGGCTATGCACCGCCTGCACCTGCTGCCGCAGTTTGATTATATCTATGTGTTGCAACAGGGCCGTGTGGTAGCAGCCGGCGATTTCAAATATCTCCGGGAGCATAGCCCTATATTTCAGGAGCTATGGAAACATCAGGAAAACAAATAA
- a CDS encoding DUF4251 domain-containing protein — protein MKSLSAFKMLFCSLLSLITFTNIYAQDTKAQKKAAKAEAVKAMVDNKTYVFVAQSATPMSGRVRQITPDFNLTVTPDSIVSYLPYFGRAYSAPYGATKSPLDFKSKDFQYTTTPGKKDGWDVSIKPKDQDIQNMTIFITSSGYATVQVTSNNRQPITFNGYVQEVKNNK, from the coding sequence ATGAAAAGTTTATCCGCGTTTAAAATGCTGTTCTGCTCTTTATTATCCCTCATTACTTTCACCAACATCTATGCCCAGGATACCAAGGCTCAGAAAAAAGCCGCCAAAGCAGAAGCTGTTAAAGCAATGGTGGATAATAAAACCTATGTTTTCGTTGCTCAGAGCGCTACTCCCATGAGTGGACGTGTACGGCAGATCACCCCTGATTTTAACCTCACTGTTACGCCCGATTCCATTGTCAGTTACCTGCCTTATTTTGGCCGGGCGTATTCAGCTCCCTATGGTGCTACCAAATCGCCCCTGGATTTTAAATCAAAGGATTTTCAATACACTACTACCCCCGGCAAAAAAGACGGATGGGATGTGAGTATCAAACCCAAAGACCAGGATATCCAGAATATGACGATTTTTATTACCAGCAGTGGTTATGCTACCGTACAGGTGACCAGCAACAACCGGCAGCCGATCACATTTAATGGGTACGTGCAGGAAGTGAAGAACAACAAGTAA
- a CDS encoding GNAT family N-acetyltransferase, whose product MMNLRKATISDMPELRDLYQQTIRTVNSRDYNALQIAAWSGRGDRLSSLENKINTQHFFIAETPDKVITGLASLEDDGEFDMMFVHKDYQRQGIATLLANHIIQTAKELGIPLLTAYVSITARLFFEKIRFRVVQEQSVNIDGVELTNYQMVRAIQ is encoded by the coding sequence ATGATGAATTTACGCAAAGCTACCATCAGCGATATGCCCGAGCTTCGCGACCTCTACCAGCAAACTATCCGGACAGTGAACAGCCGGGATTATAATGCTCTGCAGATAGCAGCATGGTCCGGGCGCGGAGACCGGCTTTCTTCTCTGGAAAATAAAATCAATACCCAGCATTTTTTTATAGCAGAAACGCCTGATAAAGTGATCACCGGATTAGCATCACTGGAAGATGACGGAGAATTCGATATGATGTTTGTACATAAGGATTATCAACGGCAGGGCATAGCCACCTTGCTGGCCAACCATATTATCCAGACCGCGAAGGAGCTGGGGATACCTTTACTGACAGCCTATGTAAGTATAACCGCCAGATTGTTTTTTGAAAAAATCAGGTTCCGGGTGGTACAGGAACAATCGGTAAACATTGACGGGGTGGAGCTGACCAACTACCAAATGGTAAGAGCCATTCAATAA
- a CDS encoding HAD family hydrolase: MENQSPITTLFLDIGGVLLTNGWDRAARKLAVQTFNLDAAETEERHHLTFDTYEVGKLTLDEYLSRVVFYEDRPFTPQQFRDFMFAQSSPYPDMISLVKHLKEKYKLKIAIVNNEGRELNTHRIHYFGIASFVDFFVSSCFVHYRKPDADIYRIALDIAQVSPGEVAYLEDRSMFVDVANSVGINGICHTSYDTTVAALEKFGLKP; this comes from the coding sequence ATGGAGAACCAATCACCGATCACCACATTATTTCTGGATATTGGCGGCGTACTGCTTACCAACGGATGGGACCGGGCCGCACGCAAGCTGGCGGTACAAACGTTTAACCTCGATGCTGCTGAAACCGAAGAAAGGCATCACCTTACATTCGACACCTATGAAGTAGGCAAACTCACCCTCGATGAATACCTGAGCAGGGTGGTGTTTTATGAAGACCGCCCTTTTACGCCTCAGCAGTTCCGCGATTTTATGTTTGCACAGTCGTCCCCATATCCTGATATGATTTCGCTGGTAAAACATCTGAAAGAAAAGTACAAACTCAAGATCGCCATCGTCAACAATGAAGGCCGTGAGCTGAACACCCACCGTATCCATTATTTCGGCATTGCCTCTTTCGTTGACTTTTTTGTATCCTCCTGCTTTGTGCACTATCGTAAGCCGGATGCGGATATTTACCGGATCGCACTCGACATCGCTCAGGTATCTCCGGGAGAAGTCGCCTATCTGGAAGACCGGTCCATGTTTGTGGATGTGGCAAATAGTGTAGGCATCAACGGTATATGTCATACCAGCTACGATACCACGGTGGCTGCATTGGAGAAGTTTGGCCTGAAACCCTGA
- a CDS encoding 3-keto-disaccharide hydrolase, whose amino-acid sequence MLRRYEFCPKLKRLGVSPGKALVFMLGIGCYQQLAAQNTIPLTDLSAFKQPAPSWRIAGDVNADLQKENTLVSTTGTGILVNLPDKGKHGQDLFTTWQHGDMDLELDYLMSAGSNSGIYLQGRYEIQLLDSWGNPNPRASDNGGIYERWDNNKPEGQQGYDGHAPRQNASLAPGLWQHMKISFQAPRFDAAGNKTANAVILKIELNGVTIQENISLSGPTRGAIGNNEVAEGPLRIQGDHGTIAFRNIRIQQFNTPRPELKDVNYAIYKGVFQQQPDFNTLKPLASGQAAQLTSNLAGLPDNQFLVRYNSTLVAKAAGKYDFTLHTSGGGGQLKIKDQVFNAGRNKDAKGSVELAAGSYPVEVLYSKQVDWAKASLSLSVQSATLRESVLSDANVPADDPTDPILVTASENTILRSFMDLKGGQRVVHAVSVGSPAKLHYTYDMDHAVPVQVWRGEFLNTTPMWHDRGDGSSRPMGMVRILDQQPAMALAQLSSADAQWPADTTGAGYRPKGYSLDPQGLPSFRFEIYGSTVSDTLRILPQNTGVHRSLQVAGTPENLYARLAVADSITQLPDGTYMIGDKAWYIRVDNSGAKPVIRNQQGKMELIVPVKTAIGYAIIF is encoded by the coding sequence ATGCTCAGAAGGTATGAGTTCTGCCCAAAGTTAAAACGGCTGGGAGTAAGTCCCGGCAAGGCTTTGGTCTTCATGCTGGGTATCGGCTGCTACCAGCAGCTGGCCGCCCAGAACACAATTCCCTTAACAGACCTGTCGGCATTTAAACAACCGGCGCCCTCCTGGCGTATAGCCGGCGACGTGAATGCAGACCTGCAAAAGGAGAATACCCTGGTATCCACCACTGGTACAGGTATCCTGGTTAACCTACCCGATAAGGGCAAACATGGACAGGACCTCTTTACAACCTGGCAACATGGTGATATGGACCTGGAACTGGACTACCTGATGTCTGCAGGCTCCAACTCCGGCATCTACCTGCAGGGCAGATACGAAATACAGCTCCTCGACAGCTGGGGTAACCCTAACCCCCGCGCCTCCGACAACGGCGGTATCTACGAACGCTGGGACAACAACAAACCCGAAGGTCAGCAGGGATACGATGGACACGCTCCCCGGCAGAATGCCAGCCTCGCACCCGGCCTGTGGCAGCATATGAAAATCTCCTTCCAGGCCCCCCGCTTTGATGCCGCCGGCAACAAAACAGCCAACGCGGTCATCCTCAAAATAGAACTCAATGGCGTAACCATACAGGAAAACATATCCCTGTCAGGACCTACCCGCGGCGCTATCGGAAACAATGAAGTGGCTGAAGGTCCGCTGCGTATCCAGGGAGACCACGGCACCATTGCTTTCCGTAATATCCGTATACAGCAGTTTAATACACCACGTCCTGAACTGAAAGACGTAAACTATGCTATCTATAAAGGCGTCTTCCAGCAACAGCCGGACTTTAACACGTTAAAGCCACTGGCTTCCGGACAGGCTGCACAACTCACCTCCAACCTGGCCGGTTTGCCCGACAATCAGTTCCTGGTGCGTTATAACAGTACATTGGTGGCGAAAGCCGCCGGTAAATATGATTTTACGCTGCATACCTCCGGTGGCGGCGGACAGCTGAAAATCAAAGACCAGGTATTCAACGCAGGCCGCAACAAAGACGCCAAAGGCAGCGTGGAACTGGCTGCCGGCAGTTATCCGGTGGAAGTGCTGTACAGCAAGCAGGTAGACTGGGCCAAAGCGTCCCTTTCCCTGTCTGTACAATCGGCCACCCTTCGTGAATCGGTGCTCAGCGATGCCAATGTTCCCGCAGACGATCCTACCGACCCTATCCTGGTGACAGCATCCGAAAATACCATCCTGCGCAGCTTCATGGACCTGAAAGGTGGTCAGCGCGTAGTACACGCTGTTTCTGTAGGTAGTCCGGCCAAACTACATTACACCTACGATATGGACCATGCCGTACCGGTACAGGTATGGCGCGGTGAATTCCTGAATACCACACCCATGTGGCATGACCGTGGTGACGGCTCTTCCCGCCCGATGGGCATGGTGCGGATACTGGACCAACAACCGGCTATGGCACTGGCGCAACTGTCATCAGCAGATGCGCAGTGGCCTGCTGATACCACCGGCGCTGGTTATCGTCCTAAAGGTTATTCTCTCGATCCACAGGGCCTGCCTTCATTCCGGTTCGAGATATACGGAAGCACAGTCAGCGACACCCTGCGGATACTGCCACAGAATACCGGCGTACACCGTAGCCTTCAGGTGGCTGGCACCCCGGAAAATCTCTACGCCCGTTTAGCCGTGGCCGATAGTATCACACAACTACCCGATGGTACCTACATGATAGGGGACAAAGCCTGGTATATCAGAGTGGACAACAGCGGCGCTAAACCCGTTATCCGCAACCAGCAGGGAAAAATGGAACTGATCGTGCCCGTAAAAACAGCCATAGGATACGCCATTATCTTCTAA
- a CDS encoding aminopeptidase P family protein, with amino-acid sequence MFSAHRQKLSRQLPAGAAALLTANDILPTNADGVMPYFPNVNLYYLTGIAEEDAMLVLCPSHPDPALREVLFIKRVDQLFIKWVGRRVDKSAASEISGISTVFYTDEFWTIMKKILPLCSSIYLHTNEHARSENETQTREDRLLLTCKQLYPLHRYERLYPILARQRNAKTPEEIALLRKACDITEKGFRRVLQYMQPGKSGHQVAAEMIHEYMQHNTTWAYEPIVAYGDDTCILHYRANKSTGKSGDLVLIDAAAHYEYYNADNTRTIPVNGRYTPRQKEFYNAVLRVHKQLRQHVRAGILIKDLWKASNSLLIGELVGLGLCTTADIKANGEAYYLSKYCYHNVSHFLGLDVHDTGYYDEPMPAGAVITNEPGIYSEAEGIGVRIENNLLVTENGYEDLMENIPREAEEIEELMNR; translated from the coding sequence ATGTTTTCCGCGCACCGTCAAAAGCTTTCCCGGCAATTGCCTGCCGGCGCTGCCGCTCTCCTTACCGCCAACGATATTTTACCCACCAACGCAGATGGTGTGATGCCCTACTTCCCAAATGTGAACCTGTACTATCTTACAGGCATCGCAGAAGAAGATGCCATGCTGGTGCTCTGTCCCTCTCATCCCGACCCTGCCCTGCGGGAAGTACTGTTCATCAAAAGAGTAGACCAGCTCTTTATCAAATGGGTGGGCAGAAGAGTTGATAAATCCGCAGCGTCTGAGATATCCGGAATCAGTACTGTGTTTTATACCGATGAGTTCTGGACCATCATGAAAAAAATACTGCCGCTGTGTAGTAGCATCTACCTGCATACCAACGAACATGCCCGTTCTGAAAATGAAACACAGACCCGGGAAGACCGCCTGCTGCTGACCTGCAAACAACTTTATCCACTTCATCGTTATGAACGGCTCTACCCTATCCTGGCCCGTCAGCGCAATGCCAAAACACCCGAAGAAATTGCATTGCTCAGAAAAGCCTGTGATATCACAGAAAAAGGTTTCCGCCGTGTGCTGCAATACATGCAACCCGGCAAAAGCGGTCATCAGGTAGCTGCAGAAATGATTCATGAATACATGCAGCATAATACTACCTGGGCCTACGAACCTATCGTGGCTTACGGAGATGATACCTGCATCCTGCACTACCGCGCCAACAAATCTACCGGCAAAAGCGGCGACCTCGTACTCATCGACGCTGCTGCCCACTATGAGTACTACAATGCTGACAATACCAGGACCATCCCTGTCAACGGCCGTTATACCCCGCGCCAAAAAGAATTCTACAATGCTGTATTACGCGTCCACAAACAATTGCGGCAACACGTACGCGCCGGCATCCTCATAAAAGATCTCTGGAAAGCCTCCAACAGCCTGCTCATCGGAGAACTGGTAGGGCTCGGACTCTGCACTACTGCAGACATTAAGGCCAACGGAGAAGCTTATTACCTGAGCAAATACTGCTATCACAACGTATCCCATTTCCTGGGACTGGACGTACACGACACCGGCTATTATGATGAGCCCATGCCAGCAGGAGCCGTTATCACCAACGAACCAGGGATATATAGCGAAGCAGAAGGTATAGGTGTGAGAATTGAAAACAATCTGCTGGTAACCGAAAACGGTTATGAAGATCTGATGGAAAATATTCCGAGGGAAGCAGAAGAGATTGAAGAACTGATGAACAGATAA
- a CDS encoding helix-turn-helix domain-containing protein gives MQAIEFIDQQYFSGQYRYISPSADLAPHVVYYWLLDLRKPVPDNEEFRELLMANMNSSLVLNMGAPFEICNAEGQLLHSCRGSELIGYQTTPVSYRHHPNNFLAGIKFKPASLNYLFHVKGADMHRQTLSAHDVMSQVPALESAVYDATNLDTIKSLLENFLRRYAAQATDNHRFACILQSLNGPALQQSGFQLKKLAGLLYVSPRTLERYFSEALNISPKKCLSILRFRQAAEQYTRLGYKADWEELGYHDFSHFRKEWHKWSVSLSE, from the coding sequence ATGCAGGCAATCGAATTCATAGATCAGCAATATTTCTCCGGCCAGTACCGGTATATCAGCCCTTCGGCCGACCTGGCCCCTCATGTGGTATACTACTGGCTGCTGGACCTGCGCAAGCCTGTCCCCGACAATGAAGAGTTCCGGGAACTGCTCATGGCCAATATGAATTCATCGCTGGTGTTAAATATGGGCGCCCCTTTTGAAATATGTAATGCAGAAGGACAACTGCTCCATAGTTGCCGCGGCAGTGAGTTAATAGGATACCAAACAACGCCTGTATCCTACCGGCATCATCCCAACAATTTCCTGGCAGGTATCAAATTCAAACCGGCATCTCTCAATTACCTCTTCCATGTGAAAGGCGCAGACATGCACCGCCAGACACTTTCAGCCCATGATGTCATGTCGCAGGTACCAGCACTGGAATCTGCCGTATACGACGCCACCAACCTGGATACGATCAAGTCACTGCTTGAAAACTTCCTGCGCCGATATGCCGCCCAGGCCACAGACAATCACCGCTTTGCCTGCATACTACAATCGCTCAACGGCCCGGCCCTGCAGCAATCCGGCTTTCAACTGAAAAAACTGGCAGGCCTGCTATACGTATCTCCCCGCACCCTTGAACGGTATTTCAGCGAAGCCTTAAACATCAGTCCCAAAAAATGCCTGTCCATTCTGCGGTTCCGGCAGGCGGCAGAACAATACACCCGCCTCGGCTATAAAGCAGACTGGGAAGAACTGGGCTATCACGACTTCTCCCATTTCCGCAAAGAATGGCATAAATGGTCTGTCTCCCTTTCTGAATAA
- a CDS encoding TetR/AcrR family transcriptional regulator, which translates to MEEYNEKQLSIITVAEKLFADKGFHGTSVRDIAQEADVNIAMISYYFGSKDKLLEAVFRLRMNASRIFINELVQNDTMAPLEKIYSLIDRFINKMLSEQNFQCIMSREQLNKEQSPVRDLIWQLKGEMLGLMRPIVTSAQDAGIFYKDVDVEMLMTTLFGTIHQTIPAQYLLRTYTEYEHMDDQEFKEYLRLRLSTHLKKLFKAILTHEF; encoded by the coding sequence ATGGAAGAGTATAACGAAAAACAGTTATCTATCATCACGGTGGCGGAAAAGCTGTTTGCAGATAAAGGTTTTCATGGCACTTCCGTTAGAGACATAGCCCAGGAAGCAGATGTTAACATTGCCATGATATCCTATTACTTCGGGTCCAAGGATAAGTTGCTGGAAGCTGTTTTCAGACTCAGGATGAATGCTTCCCGCATATTCATCAATGAGCTGGTCCAGAACGATACCATGGCCCCCCTGGAAAAAATATACTCCCTGATCGACAGGTTTATCAATAAAATGCTTAGTGAACAGAATTTCCAGTGCATTATGAGCCGGGAACAACTGAACAAGGAGCAAAGCCCGGTACGGGATCTCATCTGGCAACTGAAGGGCGAAATGCTGGGTTTGATGCGCCCGATCGTTACCAGTGCCCAGGATGCCGGTATCTTTTATAAGGATGTGGATGTGGAAATGCTGATGACAACACTGTTCGGAACCATTCACCAGACCATACCTGCCCAGTACCTGCTACGTACCTATACGGAATACGAGCATATGGACGACCAGGAATTCAAAGAATATTTAAGGCTCAGATTGAGCACTCATTTAAAAAAATTGTTTAAAGCAATCCTAACACATGAATTCTAG
- a CDS encoding TolC family protein, with product MNSRSIYTRLYALASGIALMLVFQAASAQSVKPLSLNEAISLSIQNSKQLKASQARIAAANANVKTANERQLPDASISGSYLRLTQPNIDLKLAKGNSSPGAAPMEAPKVNQAAYGIANVSVPVFAGMMIQSGKEAARYLAQAAKLDADKDKDDVIQNTIAAYSNLYKANQAVILMQENLKQSAQRVKDFSNLEKNGLLARNDLLKAELQQSNYELSLMDAQNSLKVANLNMNIMLGLPDKTELQLDTTVFKMDDKLDARGVEEFEQLAYQNRKDAGSLSAKEKAANANVKATKGEYYPSLALTGGYIAAYIPNVITITNAVTAGVGLKYNIASLWKTGSKVASAKAQLAELEANQARLTDAIHLDVVQSYENYLLSRKKMDTYIKAIEQSEENYRITKNKHDNNLATTTDLLDADVANLQSHLNYAFAKADALVAYNKLLQASGVLDNNK from the coding sequence ATGAATTCTAGAAGCATATACACACGATTATATGCGCTTGCATCCGGAATCGCGCTGATGCTCGTCTTTCAGGCAGCATCCGCTCAAAGCGTAAAACCGCTTTCGTTAAATGAAGCCATATCGCTGAGTATACAAAACAGCAAACAATTGAAGGCAAGCCAGGCCAGGATAGCGGCGGCCAACGCCAACGTAAAAACGGCTAACGAACGTCAGTTACCCGACGCCAGCATCTCCGGCTCCTATCTGCGCCTCACACAACCCAACATCGATCTGAAGCTTGCAAAAGGAAACAGTAGCCCCGGCGCTGCTCCGATGGAAGCACCCAAAGTAAATCAGGCCGCTTACGGTATAGCCAATGTATCTGTACCTGTATTTGCCGGTATGATGATACAAAGCGGTAAGGAAGCTGCCAGATACCTCGCTCAGGCTGCAAAACTGGACGCTGATAAAGACAAAGATGATGTCATCCAGAATACCATCGCCGCCTACAGCAACCTTTATAAAGCAAACCAGGCGGTAATACTGATGCAGGAAAACCTGAAACAGTCTGCCCAACGCGTAAAAGACTTCTCCAACCTGGAAAAGAACGGTCTGCTGGCACGCAACGATCTCTTAAAAGCAGAGCTGCAACAGTCCAATTATGAACTGTCCCTGATGGACGCTCAGAACAGCCTGAAAGTAGCAAACCTCAACATGAACATCATGCTGGGACTGCCCGACAAAACAGAGCTGCAACTAGACACTACCGTCTTTAAAATGGATGATAAACTGGACGCCAGAGGTGTGGAAGAATTTGAACAACTGGCTTATCAGAACCGTAAAGACGCCGGCTCCCTCTCCGCTAAGGAAAAAGCAGCCAACGCTAATGTAAAAGCCACCAAAGGAGAATATTATCCTTCCCTGGCTCTCACCGGTGGTTATATCGCCGCTTATATCCCCAACGTGATAACCATCACCAACGCGGTGACTGCAGGGGTAGGTCTGAAGTATAACATTGCTTCCCTCTGGAAAACAGGTAGCAAGGTAGCCAGCGCCAAAGCCCAGCTCGCTGAACTGGAAGCCAACCAGGCCAGGCTTACAGACGCCATCCACCTCGATGTGGTGCAGTCTTACGAAAACTACCTGCTGAGCCGCAAAAAAATGGATACCTACATTAAGGCAATAGAACAATCAGAAGAGAATTACCGGATCACTAAAAATAAGCATGATAACAATCTGGCCACTACCACCGACCTGCTGGATGCGGATGTGGCTAACCTCCAGTCCCATCTGAACTACGCCTTTGCAAAGGCAGATGCGCTGGTAGCCTACAACAAATTGTTACAGGCATCGGGAGTACTCGATAACAACAAATAA
- a CDS encoding HlyD family secretion protein, translating into METQTKATNNITMQENSAPKKRSKGFVIVLAALVLGGGAFGISKYIHSLHHEETDNAQIDANVSPVIPRVSGFVKEVRVKDNQHVKKGDTLVVLDDRDQAMKVQQAENALGTAKANLGAAEATTSAAEAGISTAQANVGTIDAQIEAAKVNIWRANQDYERYNNLIKDHSITQQQYEQALAAKQTAERQLDVLVKQKAAANRQTSVVSSQSSATSKQISLANASIKQRETDVDDAKLVQSYTVITAPEDGVVSKIFVQPGQYISAGQSLFSVVMDTAPWVVANFKETQLDKMKLGQKVTVHVDAFPGTPLEAKLTSFSPATGAKFALLPPDNASGNFVKVVQRLPVKIEFDDPNNELIKRLRPGMNVLVDVHLN; encoded by the coding sequence GTGGAAACGCAAACAAAAGCTACTAATAATATAACCATGCAGGAAAATTCCGCGCCTAAAAAGCGCAGCAAAGGGTTCGTGATCGTTCTGGCCGCTCTGGTACTGGGTGGTGGCGCGTTCGGTATCTCTAAATACATCCATAGTCTGCACCACGAAGAAACAGACAACGCCCAGATCGATGCTAACGTGAGCCCTGTTATTCCAAGAGTATCAGGTTTTGTGAAGGAAGTAAGAGTAAAAGATAACCAACACGTAAAAAAAGGTGATACCCTGGTAGTCCTCGATGACCGTGATCAGGCTATGAAAGTACAACAGGCAGAAAATGCGCTGGGTACCGCCAAAGCCAATCTGGGTGCTGCAGAAGCAACCACCTCCGCTGCCGAAGCCGGTATCAGCACAGCACAGGCCAACGTAGGCACCATCGACGCACAGATCGAAGCTGCCAAAGTAAATATCTGGAGAGCCAATCAGGACTACGAACGTTACAACAACCTGATCAAGGACCACTCTATCACCCAGCAACAGTACGAACAGGCACTGGCTGCCAAACAAACCGCTGAACGTCAGCTCGACGTACTGGTGAAACAGAAAGCTGCGGCCAACCGCCAGACTTCTGTAGTGTCTTCCCAGAGCAGCGCTACCTCCAAGCAAATCAGCCTGGCCAATGCTTCCATCAAACAAAGAGAAACAGATGTGGACGATGCTAAACTGGTACAGTCCTATACTGTGATCACTGCTCCTGAAGATGGCGTTGTATCAAAAATATTTGTACAGCCAGGTCAGTATATCTCCGCTGGTCAGTCTCTTTTCAGTGTAGTAATGGACACCGCTCCATGGGTAGTGGCCAACTTTAAGGAAACACAGCTCGACAAAATGAAGCTCGGACAGAAAGTGACCGTTCATGTAGACGCTTTCCCAGGCACTCCGCTGGAAGCCAAACTGACTTCCTTCTCACCTGCCACCGGTGCTAAATTTGCCCTGCTGCCTCCGGATAACGCTTCCGGTAACTTCGTAAAAGTAGTACAACGTCTTCCTGTAAAAATCGAATTCGATGACCCGAACAATGAGCTGATAAAACGCTTACGCCCGGGCATGAACGTACTGGTAGACGTGCATCTCAACTAA